The following proteins come from a genomic window of Hymenobacter canadensis:
- a CDS encoding S9 family peptidase, whose protein sequence is MKFRSFTLALWLATAGPALVPALLTTASAQQKQNITLEDIWQKGTFAAKSVPGFNWMNDGRFYSSLDEGSLVQHDVTTGQPVQTLVAATALQLPGQPQPLPVDGYSFNADEQQVLFSTATEPIYRRSSKSTFYIYNRQSKQLTPLSQAPGKQLYATFSPDGKRVAFVRDNNLFVTDLATMRETAVTTDGALNRIINGGTDWVYEEEFEFAQGFQWSPDSRYVAFYTFDESQVPEYNMQEWGALYPKDYRYKYPKAGEKNSVVSVSAYDVAAAKTTKLDVGPEQDQYIPRILWTQTPDLLSIRRMNRLQNKLEILHANAKTGQSQVVLTDTDKAYVEVNDDLRYLQGGKEFLFSSEKDGYRHLYLYTMGGKLVRQLTKGPWEITSIDGFDEKKGLVYYTSTEASPLQRHLYRVDLKGKGKTRLSEAGPGTNVVNMSADTRYYLNYRSDAGQPQVVSLRNGQDGKLVKTLEDNAKLRQKLTEYNLGKLEFINFKTAEGVELNASVLKPANFDASKKYPVLMYVYGGPGSQTVKDDAGGGIAFTNYLWHQLLAEQGYIIVSVDNRGTGARGAQFKKSTYANLGKLETDDQAASARYLATLPYVDKARIGIWGWSFGGYMTALALTKNADVFKMGISVAPVTNWRYYDTVYTERFLKTPQENPAGYDDNSPVQHADKLKGKLLLVHGTGDDNVHFQNSVAFTDAMIKANKDYQTLYYPNRNHGIYGGTTRLHLYRQMTDFVLKNL, encoded by the coding sequence ATGAAATTCCGCTCTTTCACGCTGGCCCTGTGGCTGGCCACCGCCGGCCCCGCGCTGGTTCCCGCCCTGCTGACCACCGCCTCGGCCCAGCAAAAACAAAATATCACCCTCGAAGACATCTGGCAGAAAGGCACGTTTGCCGCCAAATCGGTGCCCGGCTTCAACTGGATGAACGACGGCCGCTTCTACTCCTCGCTTGATGAGGGCAGCCTCGTGCAGCACGACGTGACCACCGGCCAGCCCGTGCAAACCCTGGTGGCCGCCACCGCCCTGCAGCTGCCCGGCCAGCCCCAGCCGCTGCCCGTGGATGGCTACAGCTTCAATGCCGACGAGCAGCAGGTGCTGTTCAGCACCGCCACCGAGCCGATTTACCGCCGCTCCAGCAAGTCCACGTTCTACATCTACAACCGCCAGAGCAAGCAGCTCACGCCCCTGAGCCAGGCGCCCGGCAAGCAGCTCTACGCCACGTTCTCGCCCGATGGCAAGCGCGTGGCCTTCGTGCGCGACAACAACCTGTTCGTGACCGACCTCGCCACCATGCGCGAAACCGCCGTCACGACCGATGGCGCGCTCAACAGGATCATCAACGGCGGCACCGACTGGGTGTACGAGGAAGAGTTCGAGTTTGCGCAGGGCTTCCAATGGTCGCCGGATTCGCGCTACGTGGCCTTCTACACCTTCGATGAAAGCCAGGTGCCCGAGTACAACATGCAGGAGTGGGGCGCGCTCTACCCCAAAGACTACCGCTACAAATACCCCAAAGCCGGCGAGAAAAACTCCGTCGTGAGCGTTTCGGCCTACGATGTGGCCGCCGCCAAAACCACCAAGCTGGACGTGGGCCCCGAGCAGGACCAGTACATCCCGCGCATCCTCTGGACCCAGACGCCCGACCTGCTCAGCATCCGGCGCATGAATCGCCTGCAGAACAAGCTCGAAATCCTGCACGCCAACGCCAAAACCGGCCAGAGCCAGGTGGTCCTCACCGACACCGACAAAGCCTACGTGGAAGTCAACGACGACCTGCGCTACCTGCAGGGCGGCAAGGAATTCCTGTTCAGCAGCGAAAAAGACGGCTACCGCCACCTCTACCTCTACACCATGGGCGGCAAGCTGGTGCGTCAACTCACCAAAGGCCCCTGGGAAATCACCAGCATCGACGGCTTCGATGAGAAAAAGGGCCTCGTGTACTACACCAGCACCGAAGCTTCGCCGCTGCAGCGCCACCTCTACCGCGTGGATCTGAAAGGCAAGGGCAAAACCCGCCTCAGCGAAGCCGGCCCCGGCACCAACGTAGTAAACATGAGCGCCGACACCCGCTACTACCTCAACTACCGCTCCGACGCCGGCCAGCCCCAGGTAGTTAGCCTGCGCAACGGCCAGGACGGCAAGCTGGTGAAAACGCTGGAAGACAACGCCAAGCTGCGCCAGAAACTCACCGAATACAACCTCGGTAAGCTGGAGTTCATCAACTTCAAAACGGCCGAAGGCGTGGAGCTGAACGCCTCCGTGCTCAAGCCAGCCAACTTCGACGCCAGCAAGAAGTACCCCGTGCTGATGTACGTGTACGGCGGTCCAGGCTCCCAGACCGTGAAGGACGACGCCGGCGGCGGCATTGCCTTCACCAACTACCTCTGGCACCAGCTGCTGGCCGAGCAGGGCTACATCATCGTGAGCGTGGACAACCGCGGCACCGGCGCCCGCGGCGCGCAGTTCAAGAAAAGCACCTACGCCAACCTCGGCAAGCTCGAAACCGACGACCAGGCCGCCAGCGCCCGCTACCTGGCCACGCTGCCCTACGTCGATAAGGCCCGCATCGGCATCTGGGGCTGGAGCTTCGGCGGCTACATGACCGCCCTGGCCCTCACCAAAAACGCCGACGTCTTCAAGATGGGCATCTCCGTGGCCCCCGTCACCAACTGGCGCTACTACGACACCGTTTACACCGAGCGGTTCCTGAAAACACCTCAGGAAAACCCCGCCGGCTACGACGACAACTCCCCCGTACAGCACGCCGACAAGCTCAAAGGCAAGCTCCTGCTCGTCCACGGTACCGGCGACGACAACGTGCACTTCCAGAACTCGGTGGCCTTCACCGACGCCATGATCAAGGCCAACAAAGACTACCAGACCCTCTACTACCCCAACCGCAACCACGGCATCTACGGCGGCACCACCCGCCTGCACCTCTACCGCCAGATGACCGATTTCGTGCTGAAGAATTTGTAG
- a CDS encoding VOC family protein, with product MAIQPKTKGLAHVALRTTDFARAKAFYHGLLGFPIALETPEILGFLVGTMFIGFKKAEPTHPGGNTFTPFNVGLDHIAIACEDEAELHRVADALQAAGVENTGVKQDTVGPMKYVAFKDPDRIAWEFYMV from the coding sequence ATGGCTATCCAACCAAAAACCAAGGGTTTGGCGCACGTCGCCCTGCGTACCACCGACTTCGCCCGCGCCAAGGCGTTTTACCATGGCCTACTGGGCTTCCCCATCGCGCTTGAAACCCCCGAAATCCTGGGCTTTCTGGTAGGCACCATGTTCATCGGCTTCAAAAAGGCCGAGCCCACCCATCCCGGCGGTAACACCTTCACGCCTTTCAATGTGGGCCTCGACCATATTGCCATTGCCTGCGAAGACGAAGCCGAGCTGCACCGTGTAGCGGACGCCCTGCAAGCGGCCGGCGTGGAAAACACTGGCGTCAAGCAGGATACGGTGGGGCCAATGAAGTACGTGGCGTTCAAAGACCCTGACCGTATCGCCTGGGAGTTTTATATGGTTTAA